A single genomic interval of Synergistaceae bacterium harbors:
- a CDS encoding 2-oxoacid:ferredoxin oxidoreductase subunit gamma has product MDKNKRYEVRIAGTGGQGVILAAMILGKAAAVYSKDMFVVQTQSYGPEARGGASKAEVVFDKTEIDYPKVIAPNLQIILAQQACDVYIGDSAQNATIILDDFYIKNPPKLNASIYLLPIVKTAREELKREVVVNMISLGAAAKVLEQQKLLTIESIKQSIQTLVPRGTEDFNIKAFNLGYELMSKQ; this is encoded by the coding sequence ATGGATAAAAATAAACGTTATGAAGTTAGAATAGCTGGGACTGGCGGACAGGGTGTAATTCTAGCTGCAATGATACTAGGAAAAGCTGCCGCAGTTTACTCAAAAGACATGTTTGTTGTTCAAACACAATCTTATGGCCCAGAAGCAAGAGGAGGAGCATCTAAAGCAGAGGTGGTATTTGACAAAACTGAGATAGACTACCCCAAAGTAATAGCCCCAAATTTACAAATTATTCTTGCTCAGCAAGCATGTGATGTGTATATAGGAGACTCAGCGCAAAACGCCACCATTATTTTAGATGACTTTTATATAAAAAACCCACCCAAACTTAATGCAAGTATCTATTTGCTGCCGATAGTAAAAACTGCCCGAGAAGAACTAAAAAGAGAAGTCGTAGTAAACATGATTTCATTGGGTGCTGCGGCCAAAGTGTTGGAGCAACAAAAGCTTTTAACGATAGAGTCAATAAAACAATCAATACAGACACTTGTTCCTAGAGGAACAGAAGATTTTAATATAAAAGCGTTTAACTTGGGTTATGAGCTCATGTCAAAGCAATGA
- the rlmD gene encoding 23S rRNA (uracil(1939)-C(5))-methyltransferase RlmD, with protein sequence MKKRDQIKLTIDDINNNGEGIVRLGDKRFVLFINDALPGEEVTCEITSIKKNYGTATVINKHTDSPNRINPQCLSYGACGGCQLQHINYQTQLNLKNQTIYDAMKRIAKMPSPEVNACIPSPSQWQYRNKITLPVQTSQNIKLITGYYRKRSNDIVPFQHCPVLLKNLEKNTHILIEELIKGEFYGWDTSKNNVINFIRHIVLREAEFSKSNLSAIIGGRMPRKNEYLKLRQIINSHSQFFNGIQFNKNSSKSNFIWGNHFSTIGGESVMEETLGEFKFQFEISSFFQINSKQAINLYQYASNLIAENAGENVLELYSGVGTLTAFLSKKAKQVTAVEEWPQASKYLNINMRLNDINNVTAFAGKAEDVSESLLHKKYDTVVLDPPRSGCDNRVIASILKMAPNKIVYVSCAPATLARDIKGFISNGYTVKSIQPFDMFPQTGHVESVVLLEH encoded by the coding sequence ATGAAAAAGAGAGATCAGATAAAACTAACGATTGACGATATCAACAACAATGGAGAAGGCATTGTCAGGCTCGGCGACAAACGCTTTGTTTTGTTTATTAATGATGCCTTACCAGGAGAAGAAGTAACTTGTGAAATTACAAGTATAAAGAAAAACTACGGAACCGCAACAGTAATTAATAAACATACCGATTCTCCAAATCGCATCAATCCTCAATGTCTTTCTTATGGAGCTTGTGGAGGCTGTCAGCTACAACACATTAATTACCAAACTCAACTTAATTTGAAAAATCAAACAATATACGACGCGATGAAAAGAATCGCAAAAATGCCATCTCCTGAAGTCAATGCTTGTATCCCATCCCCTTCACAATGGCAGTATAGAAATAAAATAACTCTGCCAGTACAAACAAGTCAGAATATAAAATTAATAACTGGCTACTATAGAAAAAGAAGCAATGATATTGTTCCTTTTCAGCACTGTCCTGTTCTACTCAAAAACTTAGAAAAAAATACACATATACTTATTGAAGAACTAATTAAAGGTGAATTTTATGGATGGGATACAAGTAAAAATAATGTTATTAACTTTATAAGACATATAGTCTTGAGAGAGGCAGAATTTTCAAAAAGCAATCTTTCTGCAATTATCGGTGGTAGAATGCCACGAAAAAATGAGTATTTAAAACTAAGACAAATTATAAATAGTCACTCTCAGTTTTTTAATGGAATTCAATTTAATAAAAACTCTTCAAAAAGCAATTTTATATGGGGTAATCATTTTTCGACTATAGGTGGAGAATCTGTAATGGAGGAAACATTGGGAGAGTTTAAGTTCCAATTTGAAATTTCTTCATTTTTTCAGATAAATTCTAAACAGGCAATAAATCTTTATCAATACGCATCAAATCTAATCGCTGAAAATGCAGGGGAAAACGTGCTTGAGTTATATTCGGGAGTAGGGACACTAACAGCATTTCTTTCAAAGAAAGCAAAACAGGTAACCGCAGTGGAGGAGTGGCCTCAAGCCTCTAAATACCTTAATATTAATATGAGATTGAATGATATTAATAATGTTACTGCATTTGCGGGGAAAGCTGAGGATGTCTCAGAGTCACTTTTACATAAAAAATATGACACAGTTGTCCTTGATCCACCCAGGTCGGGCTGTGATAACAGGGTAATAGCGTCAATTTTGAAGATGGCTCCAAACAAAATTGTGTATGTGTCATGTGCTCCTGCCACACTGGCAAGAGACATAAAAGGATTTATATCAAATGGCTATACAGTGAAATCAATCCAACCATTCGATATGTTCCCACAGACAGGGCATGTTGAGAGTGTGGTTTTACTGGAACATTAA